In Lasioglossum baleicum chromosome 1, iyLasBale1, whole genome shotgun sequence, the genomic window gccatTCCAGtggaaaattcttattttttataaacatccgctgtctaataattaataaacacgTAAAAAGAATATACCTGTAATATCTCGCAATCTAATATCGGTAATAAATGAGTTTTTATAATACTGTTCTTGTACttcaaaataaataggatttcAGATGCATCTGGTTCCAGTCTAATGTGACATGTTTCCACTTGCTTATCTATTGTGTTTGGAGTTTTGAATACCGTCATTGCGctctataaaattaaaatattgaatcaTTTATAAAACTAAGTGAAAATTCAGTAATTCGGTACTACCCTCattgaaattttacatttcaAGGCATCGTTTTCTTGCAAATCGCCGTACACATAATAGGAGAAATAACTATGGTAAAATGTAAAATCAGCGTATGCAGAATTAGCCATGTTGACAGTGCGAAATGATATGCTGGTGCTTTGAGGTTCTATGTACATTTCATCTCCAATTTTTGCCAATGAATGTATGGCCTTCGCTAAAACTATTACACATATGTGTAAAAACACCTCgtattaataaatatactttACACGACAagtgtaaatgaaatataaccTTAGTAATCACATAACGAGACATTTACCTTTCACATTTGCTCCTGGTACAACACATTTCATGTTGAATTGCTATTGTTAACCTACAGCTTGTGGATTTAGCATCtagtattatttaatttaaaaactaatCGGAGAAGGTAGTCCAAAGAATTCATAATATTTTGTGCGTATGATGACGAATACGTTGTTGAATACTTCATCAACAGCTACACCTAACATCGAAATACTAATCGGTCCATTTGTAAACGTAGAATTAGTATCGCTCAAttgaaatatgaatatttacgaATATgagattcgataaatttgtacAGGTTGTAAATGAACAGAAATTACGAACGAGAACACGAAATTCATATTTTAGCGCATTGTAGAGAGACTATCGACTAATTGTCATACTGTCATACTCTCGAATCTCGAAAGTCGATCACTGCTCTGTGTATACGGTGCAACTTCACTGTACTGAGTTTGACACTTCTACAATTCTATTTTACAGCTAACGAATGCAATAACTTGAATATTAACGGTTACAATCTTATAACATCTGTAcagatattattaaataaatcatggTGAGCAGATCAAATCAAACATTAGTGGTAAAAGCTTGTCTAATATCAATTTCACCTTTAAATTCTAACCCCAAGTAAGATTATTTCACagcgaaacaatttttataataatacaaacaatttttataataaatacttCAACTAAAGCTGCACACACTGCTTTACATTTGTGTTTGTAATAGTCATTGTACCGCAAGAAGGAAGACTgttacatgaaaataattttgtaattacaGCTTGTTTTAGTATTGGGAGATTTGCACATTCCACATAGATGCAGTAGCCTTCCAAGTAAATTTAAGAAATTATTAGTTCCTGGTCGAATACAACATATTTTATGCACAGGAAATCTTTGTACGAAAGAATCGTATGATTATTTAAAAACATTGGCTAGCGATGTTCATGTTGTTAGAGGAGACTTCGACGAGGTAtctctttattttaaatattatagtaatTATTCGAAGCTTGTGTGTACATTACTCATCGTTATTGTAGAACTTGAATTATCCAGAACAAAAAGTTGTCACAGTTGGTCAATTTAGAATAGGGTTATCCCATGGGCATCAAGTTGTACCTTGGGGAGATCCTGAATCGTTGGCCTTGATTCAAAGACAGTTAGACGTTGATATTTTAATATCAGGTCATACGCATAAATTTGAAGCGTATgaacatgaaaataaattttacattaATCCTGGCTCAGCAACAGGAGCATATAATCCACTTGATACGTAAGTCTACCCTGCAGTTTTCACTTAAAaggatagactcgtttctaaACATAGATTTCTATGTTCAAATCTCTcttgacaattttatttaatatcatGACGAACATATATATTTTGCAGGTCAGTCATCCCCTCGTTTGTCTTAATGGATATTCAAAGTTCTACAGTTGTAACATACGTATATCAACTTGTTGGCGATGAAGTAAAAGTGGAAAGAATTGAATACAAAAAGagttaaaattgtataaaaattgaaatataaatgaACTGAATTACATATTCTGTCTATTTAATATACATGACTTTGATACTAATCCGTATATCATTCATATGAATCTCAGGTGCATTTGAATTAGTATTAGCAATTATTTAAGAAttttaattgtataaaatataaattgtaaataaaataaaataaagtataaCGAATTTCGATCATTTCTCGCTTATTTAATATCgccattatttaatattatatggcatttattagaaaatgataataattatattattccccatgaaaaaaatttgttttctattCTTTAATCTCATATGTATTTAGTAGTATTTAcacgtatgtatatgtaaacaTTTCGAAGTTGTTCCAATCGAATAGTTCGATCCATGCGTTTCGTCACGTACGCGCGTTTAAATGCGTGTACGTTCAAATGTCGCATTTAACGTGACCTTCTTTCGTTAAAACttcatatgtaaatatatttacgtctgatctttgtatttctgaataatcTCAAACGTGGTTCTTCGAAATACGTCACTATTTAGGTACCAAATTGTCTCCTATCACAGTGAAATTGATAAGTTCGAACATAGGCGTAACTGATAAAACAGATGAAGTAATCATATCACAAAGTATATTCACGCTGTCAACATTTTACTACGAAAATATACAAATTACTCGATTTTAACTGTACCAATTCATGAGATCTATAAAATgtaaatcaataattttctcatAATTCAAAATATACCTTTTTCGTAATTCAGGCTAAACGCTCTCAAAATATTCATTACAAATCGTCTAAATGGTAAATTAATTCATCTAGATTGGCAGAAAAacgtcgtttggtccatttacaAAAAGGCTATTCGTTTTAAAGTGTGTGCCATCAATTACGATAGAGATTCTATACGCCTTCTGTTTAGTACACAATTTTAATGTGGTCTAAATAGATCAAAATTTACGTAATTAGTATATCTCTTCGTTTTTATCAGTTTTTACAAGTTTCTTCGTATGGTTTTATCGTCATAGGAGTTCATGGTATTATCTCGAAGATGTGGAGAACGTGCATGGATGCTCGTATGTACCCGAGGGAAAACAAGTAAAAGGGGAGCCAAAGCATGCTTGCGCGTGCGTAATAAATGAAGTGGGGATTGCCCGTCCCAACAAAAGGGGCCCAGTATCCATCTACTGGTTAGACATCAGTTCACATCAGTTGCAGACCCTTTTGAGTGAGCGTGAAAATTTTCGTGTGTTTTTAATACACTTTTAGTAAAAGAAAATACGTAGAACAATGGCAACGACATTACTACGAACGGGTTTACGGTATGTGATCACGAGTGGAGTTCTCGAAAAAAGGACAATTTCAGTTTTGTGCAAAGAAATAATTCATGGGGAGGAAAACATGAATCTGCCACAACAAAAGCTAAAGgtaaatctttttattttaatagcaAAATGTTATGTTAGTTATATTTACCGATGCACGTTTACTTAatcgtttaataaagaaaacgAAGACTATCATTTATCGGTGATCCAATTAATTGCTAGTTTAATAAACATTAATCGTAATTCATTTTCTGCACACCCATATTCACTTGATGTACATTTTACAATAGAAATTACTCCTTTCTGTGTGAATTACATGTCAGAAACATGCAGTTTCGGAATTATTCACattaaataacaaatttatAATCAAAGTAGtaacttgttattttatattaatttacacATTGAATATAACCCGTCGTATAAttcatttgaaattacaattttaattcGGAGTTGTTGTTAAGCTCATACCAAAAgcgttaattaaaaaaaatgcttACAAGTAGAAGAAATTCCTAATGTTTTTATAAgtttttataaaacatttaaTTCTGTTGCTGTTGTAACTATATAACGTACGTTCAGAATAGTTAATAGTACAGAGACACGAGTTATATATGTTGAAGTTCATTGAACCAACATGACCTGCAACAGAACGTTCGTTTAATATTTATGATgttacagtatacatatatatgtatatagtaacgatagactgcggatatttatgcaaaataaaaatgttctgcattgattgtgggaagtaggaataaaataaaaattgatttcatcccttaatgactttattgcattaaaaacaacattacaatattctttttgtctaatcttttactgttttatttcacccagccaatttcttcgtaaatgcatagaaatccacagtctaagcAACGATGATACACGTGAAAATATAGGTCGAATATCACGGTTATGCGGCATGCgtaatattcaaataattcTTCGTGCATGTTTTATGTGTCAAACATTTGTTTTGCTTCCAGAGTCATGACATCGTGCGACGAATGTATAGTAAGAGAAGTGTACACTATACAGGAGTCTCAACATCTACGAACGAACAAGACGAAAGCGATAGCGACTCAGACATCGAAAACGAAAGAGtaagacaatattttttaatcgcTCTTGTATTTCGATAATATAATTCTACTTCTCTATTTATATACAATCTGATTttgaattattttcaaaatgatTATAAATTAAAGTATTATCATAAATTGATAAAATGGGGGTATTATGTAGTTTCTTAAACCCTACGCAACTTCTGTAAGTAACATTTTTtggattttattaaataaaaaaatgatcgtcatttttatcgaatgagattcttcagaaaaattcaaagacaTATAGTACAAAGTAATTTTTAAGCTTGCACGTGTTCGAGAAGTAAAACGTATGATGAAAACATAGTACACATATACTCGAGACAGAATTGGGCAATGTTTGAGTCCGACCCACACTCCAATCGATCCCCCGCTTTCAATATGTAACAAACAtcattttcttccttttctgACCCGTATAACCTTGAACAGAATTATGTATGTCGCGCATCATCGGGCTCAGCTCGGCGACTGTTTGCGTATACGTACGCAATACATTCTCagcattttcattaaaaaatatacttgttatttattttttaccCTCATTGTTAGTTGCTATATGTGTCATTATACTATATACTTATTTACACATAAACTTTCCCGAATTTCGTACATACACTTTACGATGTATACACAGTGAATGACCTCGGTTAAAATGGTGAGAAACGAATTTAAAtgagtaataaataaaactttagTTTCGTCGCCGTGTAACCACCGTAAAAGTGTGACTGTTTTTCGTCCTTCACCGATATTTGTAAATGGAAACAAGAAATATTATCTTCTAAAAGTGAGATAAACATCAATgagatcaattttattttaaaataacaaaaa contains:
- the Vps29 gene encoding vacuolar protein sorting 29, coding for MLVLVLGDLHIPHRCSSLPSKFKKLLVPGRIQHILCTGNLCTKESYDYLKTLASDVHVVRGDFDENLNYPEQKVVTVGQFRIGLSHGHQVVPWGDPESLALIQRQLDVDILISGHTHKFEAYEHENKFYINPGSATGAYNPLDTSVIPSFVLMDIQSSTVVTYVYQLVGDEVKVERIEYKKS